Proteins encoded together in one Gadus chalcogrammus isolate NIFS_2021 chromosome 18, NIFS_Gcha_1.0, whole genome shotgun sequence window:
- the LOC130371757 gene encoding uncharacterized protein LOC130371757 → MAPKDALLGTLKVCIMNLQSDGNVVTDSSAHLPSCCELLEFILRKGLQQPVLSLVHRDYWHCFELLPQYDSCGSFSALALALDQSRGCKKLLGPQGRGRYLLRLALSRRGLGRFVTHLLHTPRVLEWYSSSCSILRNEESVEPFMSLLLVLSQMDFQLEIENCSFLDESWLLPVCEIYETVPCRELGMVLRYLRGRVFVLELLPGSQAQVDRALCPGDIIDEINGVSLRNSKNGQAGVVLSRLKGLPLSLRVLRWRARDGSSYRPLIKLLRELRTENPTLDLGLAPSAPPRPAHTAPPPPPRCASETEGGLGGFVGWGGGCVHVCSQK, encoded by the exons ATGGCTCCGAAAGACGCGCTTCTCGGTACTCTTAAAG TGTGCATCATGAATCTCCAGTCAGACGGGAACGTAGTGACGGACAGCAGTGCGCATCTGCCCTCCTGCTGCGAGCTGCTGGAGTTCATCTTGAGGAAAGGACTACAGC AGCCAGTTCTCAGCCTGGTACACAGGGATTACTGGCACTGTTTCGAGCTCCTCCCCCAGTACGACAGCTGTGGCAG CTTCTCGGCCCTGGCGCTGGCGCTGGACCAGAGCCGAGGGTGTAAGAAGCTGCTGGGCCCCCAGGGGAGAGGGCGCTACCTGCTGCGGCTGGCCCTGAGCCGCCGGGGCCTGGGGCGCTTCGTCACACACCTGCTGCACACGCCCCGGGTCCTGGAG TGGTACAGCTCATCTTGTTCAATCCTAAGGAATGAGGAATCTGTGG AACCCTTCATGTCATTGCTCCTCGTCCTCTCTCAGATGGACTTCCAACTGGAAATAGAA AATTGCAGTTTTCTAGACGAGAGCTGGCTCTTACCT GTGTGTGAGATATACGAGACAGTGCCCTGTCGGGAACTGGGAATGGTGCTGAG GTATCTGAGaggtcgtgtgtttgtgttggagcTGTTACCGGGGAGCCAAGCTCAGGTAGACCGCGCCCTCTGCCCTGGGGACATCATCGATGAGATCAATGGAGTCTCCCTGCGCAACTCCAAGAACGGACAA GCGGGCGTGGTCCTCTCCAGGCTGAAGGGCCTGCCGCTGTCCCTGCGCGTGCTGCGCTGGCGGGCCCGTGACGGCTCCTCGTACCGGCCCCTGATCAAGCTCCTGCGGGAGCTGCGGACGGAGAACCCCACCCTGGACCTGGGTCTGGCCCCGTCCGCACCCCCCAGGCCGGCCCACaccgcccccccgcctcctccacgcTGTGCCTCAGAGACGGAAGGCGGGTTGGGGGGGTtcgttgggtggggggggggttgtgtgcacgtgtgctccCAGAAATAg